A window of uncultured Fusobacterium sp. genomic DNA:
ACATGTCTTAATTGTCGTACTTTTAACAAACTCTCTTTCAAAATTATCCTTGAACTTGTTTATGTTTAGGGTTTTCACATATAACTCTAACTTTTCCATGTCTCTTGATAACTTTGCACTTGTCACAAATAGGTTTAACTGATACTCTTACTTTCATTCATCTGCCTCCTTTCGTGATATTAATTTTTCTTCCTGTATACTATTCTACCCCTTGACAAGTCATAAGGAGAGATTTGTACAGTCACTCCATCTCCAGGTAAAATTTTGATGTAGTTCATTCTCATTTTACCAGAGATATGGCCTAAAATAGTATGCCCATTCTCTAATTCAACTTTAAACATCGCATTTGGAAGGGCTTCT
This region includes:
- the infA gene encoding translation initiation factor IF-1, coding for MSKKDVIELEGTILEALPNAMFKVELENGHTILGHISGKMRMNYIKILPGDGVTVQISPYDLSRGRIVYRKKN
- the rpmJ gene encoding 50S ribosomal protein L36; amino-acid sequence: MKVRVSVKPICDKCKVIKRHGKVRVICENPKHKQVQG